The Flaviramulus sp. BrNp1-15 genome includes the window AGTTGATGTGTTTTCTGCAGATGAATTAAGATCAGTTGTTGCAGAGCAAAATCCAAGTCTTTTACCTTTGTTAGGTAATGCTAATACTGATTGGCAAAAAGAAATATATAGAACTGGAATAACATCTAATTTAAACCTATCAATTCAGGGTTCATTATTTGATAAACTTCCGGCAAGATTATCAATAGGAAGAACCATTCAAGAAGGTTTAAGACTAACATCAAAATTTGAAAGAAATACAGGGTCAATAACTTTAAACCCTACATTTTTTGATGATCATTTAAAGGTTAGCCTGAATGCAAACGGAAGTTTTGAAAAAAATAGGTTTGCTGCAGGAGAAGAGGGTAATGCAATAACATTTGATCCAACACAACCAGTTTACGATAGCAATTCTCCTTTTGGAGGCTATTTTCAATACTATAATGAAGATTACAATGCTGATGGTATAATTAATCAAGATGATTTAGTTTCGTTGGCGCCTTTTAACCCAGTTGCTAATCTATTACAAAATAGAAGTATTAGTGAGGTGAAAAGAATTTATGGTAATATAAAATTTGATTATAATTTTCATTTCTTTCCAGATCTTTCGGCGGTAGTTAATATTGGTTATGATGAGCAAAGTGCAGATGGTTATGTTAAGATTTCTTCAGAAAACCCGCTTACACAAGCAGATGGTAGTATTTTAGGTTCAGACTCAAATTATACCAATTACCAAAAAAATGTATTATTCGATGGTTATTTAGCATATAATAAAGAGCTAGGTAAATTTAATATTGATGCAACTGTTGGGTATTCATTTCAGAAATTTGATAGTGATCAGTATAATACTAATGAGTTGTTAGACGATACTGAAGCTTCAGAACCAACACTTAATATTGATCCAGACTTAGTTTTAATAGGTTATTTTGGAAGAGCTAATTTTGATTTTTCTAACAAGTACTTATTAACGTTATCATATAGAAGAGACGGAACATCAAGATTTAGTGAAGATAATCGTTGGGGTAATTTCCCTGCAGCAGCTTTTGCTTGGAAAATTAATGAAGATTTCTTTCCAGATTCTGAAACATTTTCGTCTTTAAAACTGCGTTTAGGTTGGGGTATTACTGGTCAGCAAGATGTGGGTAGAGATAATTCAGATTTATATTTTTCACGTTATGTAAGAGGTTTGCCAGCTTCTCAATATCAATTTGGAGATCAAATTATACCAATAGGCATACCTCAATTTAGAAATGAAGGTTTAAAATGGGAAGAAACAACAACTTATAACGCTGGATTCGATTTTGGATTAATTAACGATAGATTTACAGGTTCAATTGAAGCATTCTACAAAGAATCAACAGATTTATTAGCAAATACATCTATTTCAGATGGTTCTAACTTTAGTAATGCGGGCTTTCAAAATGTAGGAGATTTTAGTACTCAAGGTTTAGAATTTGCTATTAGTGGAGATGTCATCAAGAAAGAAAATTTTAATTGGAATGTAAACTTTAATACTACTCTAATTAAAATCCAGATGGATAAATTAGCTTTAGATGTAGATCAGGAAACTGGTGGTATTGCTGGAGGTACTGGAGGTAATATTCAATTAAGACGTGTAGGGTTTAATCCATTTTCATTCTTTGTTTATAAACAGATTTATAATGCAGAAGGTCAACCAATAGAAGGTGCTTATGCCGATTTAAATGGTGATAATCAAATTACACCAGAAGATCGTTATTTATACAGAAAAGGTGTTCCAGATGTAACTATGGGCTTCCTTTCCAATATGTCTTACAAGAATTTCGATCTATCATTTAACTTAAGAGCAAGTATTGGAAACTACATATATAACAATGTAAATTCTATTAGAGCGCAATACAATTTACTACAAAACAATGCTGTAGTTAGTAATTTAACTACCTCTGTTTTAGATAGTGGTTTCAACCTAACAGAAGATGTTTTACGATCAGATTATTATGTAGAAAATGGTTCTTTCTTAAGAATGGATAATATTACACTAGGTCATACTTTCAATAAACTGTTTAGTGAAAATTCTTCTTTTAGAATTTCAGCAAGTGTACAAAATGTATTTGTTATTACAAATTACTCTGGTTTAGATCCAGAAGTATTTGAGCAAGGTATAGATAATACTATTTATCCAAGACCAAGAACATATACCATTGGTGCAAACTTTAGATTTTAAAAAAAAAATGATGATGAAAAAAATAATAAATTTTAAAACAAACTTATTAGCGATAATTAGTCTATTACTAATTGTAAGCTGTGAAAGTGAGTTAAATGTATTGCCCGAAGACCCTAATACATTTACGGCTGACGATTTTTATGCTAATCCTGAAGCTTATTTACAAGGTTTAGCAGGTGTATATTCTAATTTGAGTTTAACAGGAACAGACGGTGCAGCTAATTCTAATATTCAGGGTTTAGATGCAGGTACAAGTCAGTACGGACGTGGATTGTGGAATCTACAAGTAGTAACTTCAGATGAAGCTGTATGGTCTTGGGAAAATGATGACGGTATTCGTGATATGAACCGAAATACATGGACATCAGAAAATGTAATTTTAAGGGGAATGTTTGGTAGAACAATGACTTCCATTGCTTTTGCTAATGAATATCTAAGACAAACTTCAGATGCTAATTTAGATTCCAGAGGAGTCTCAGGAGAATTAAGAGATGAGATTCAAGGTTATAGAGCAGAGGCAAGATTTTTACGAGCCCTATCATATTATCACATGATGGATCTTTTCGGAAAAGCAGCATTTGTAACAGAAGATGATCCGGTAGGTGCATATCAAGCACCGCAATACGAAAGGTCTGATTTATTCGCTTATATTGAATCTGAGCTACTTGAAGTTATTCCGCAATTACCAGATCCACTTCAAAACGAATATGCGAGAGCAGACAAAGCTGCTGCGTGGATGGTTTTAGCCAAAATATATTTAAATGCTGAAGTTTATATTAACGAAAACAGATATAGTGACTGTTTAAGTTATTGCGAGCAGATTATTAATGCTGGATTTACTTTAACACCTAATTACTTAAATGCTTTTGCGGCAGATAATCATCAAGGAACTGCACGACAAGAAATCATTTTTCCTGTAATTTCAGATGGTATAGTTACACAAAATTATGGTCCAACAACAGTGGCAATTAATGGTCAAGTAGGATCATTAGAGCAAAATGGAGAAGACTTTGGTGTTGGTGCCGGAGGTTGGGGAGGCGCTTTACGAGTTACCCGTCAATTCTCTGAAACTATGTTAAATGGAAATTACGATACTGATGATAGAAACACCATTATAATTGGAGATAGACCCATAGATATTACCAATGTATCAAATAATGGTACAGGCTATATAGTAGCTAAATGGTCTAATAGAACCTCAGAAGGAAACCCGGGAAGTGCAACAGAAATAGTTGATACAGATTTCCCAATGTTCAGATTGGCAGATGTTTATTTAATGTACGCAGAGGCTCATTTAAGAGGTGGTGGTGGAACACTTTCTAACGCAGTAGGTTATATTAATGAGTTAAGAGATAGAGCAAATAATCCTATTCAAATCTCAGCAGGAGAGTTAGATTTAGACTTAATTCTAAATGAACGTTTAGTTGAACTTTATTGGGAGGCTCATAGAAGACAAGACCTTATAAGATTTGGTAGATATTCTGGAGGAGCCTACAATTGGTCATGGAAAGGAAATGCTCCAAATGGTATCCCAATAAGTGGTATAAGAGATGTATTTCCAATTCCAGCTGCGAGTTTGGGTTCTAATCCTAACCTAACTCAAAACGAAGGCTATTAAGAAATCTGAATTAAAATAAATTTTAAAAACATACAAAATGAAAAATATAGTATATAAATTATTAATCGTATTAACAGTTATAGGCTTAAGTGCTTGTGATGATAATGAGGCACCTGTTTTTATAGCTGCACCAAGTGGAGAAGGTATTACATTTACTAATACTTTTGCATCAGAGTATTTACTATCAGAAGCTACCGAAGATAATATAGCAGATAGATTTATTTGGGGAGAAGCAGATTTTGGTACAGAAACAAATATTACTTATGAGCTTCAGGGGTCTATAGATCCAACCTTTGCAGCTTTTGAACAAATAGGTAGTACAAGTGAAAACAACTTACCAGTACTAGTAAGTCAATTATTAAGTTTTGCTGAGCAATTAGGTTTAGATGATGATCCTGCAACTACACAACCAGATTCAGATTTACCAAACAATACAGGGCAAGTATATTTTAGATTGCGAGCTTATTTAGGTTCTGGTGCTGCGAATACAGAAGAGATTTTTTCAGATATACAATCTATAAATATTCACTGGATAGAAACAGTTGCAGTGGGTGGAAGTTGTGATTCACTTTTTGCCGTTGGAGCTGGATTAGCCGATTTAGGTTGGAATTTTACAAATGAAGGAGAAGTGCTTTGTGAAAATGATATTTTACAAATTAAAGCAAGATTTACTAATGATAAATTTAGATTATTCACAGAATTTGGAGTTTGGGATACAAGCTACGGATTTAATTACTACACAGATGAAGGTTATACCATTGATGCTCTTCTGGTAGATTCTAATGTTTATGATGCTGGTGATGGCGATGATAATTTCTGGTTTGATGGTGATGCCGGTATTTATACTATGGTTATTGATAATGTTAACAAGACAATTGTTTTAACTCCGTCAGGATCTTTATGGGCGGTTGGAGGCGCTGTTCCTGGAGGATGGGCTTTTAATGATGATACAGTAGAATTAGTTGAGGCTACACCAGATGTTTGGTCTGCTTCTATAACTTTATCAAATGAAATTTTTAGATTTTTTCAAACATTTAATGTTTGGGACACAAATAATAATTACACCTATTATGAAGATGAAGGGTTTACTATAGACTCAAACTTCGAGATAAACGCTGATGATGGTGATGCAAATTTCAGATTTATTGGTGCTCCAGGAACCTATACTCTAACAATTAATGCTGTAGATAAAACTATAACACTCGAATAAGATAGTAATTTGTTAATAATTCCTAAGAAAGGGAATAATATGGTAGTTTTGTTATTCCCTTTCTTTAATTTTAAGTCTATGAAAATGAAATTTTTGCCTATAATATTAAGTATAATTTTGGCTATTTCGTGTTCTTCTCAAGGAACAGATGATCCAAAAACAGATGATGATCCTGTAATTGAGGATCCGGTAGAAGAAACACCAACTAATACAGATGTAAATTTTTATTACGGTGCAGACCTCTCTTATGTTAACGAAATGGAAGACTGTGGTGCAACTTACAAAGATTTGGATGGTGCAACCAAAGACCCTTACAAAATATTCGCTGAAGCTGGCACAAATTTAGTACGTTTGCGTTTATGGCATAATCCAACATGGACCAACTATTCCAACTACAATGATGTTAAAAAATCTATTGAACGTGCTAAAGCAGAAGGCATGCAAGTCATATTGGATTTTCATTATTCTGATACTTGGACAGACCCAGCTAAACAAGAAATTCCGGCGGCTTGGTTAAGTCAAATCGATAATACGGCAGTTCTAGGTGATTTACTTTATGATTATACTTATGATACCTTAAGCGATTTAGCAGATTCAGATTTATTGCCAGAAATCGTGCAGGTTGGTAATGAAATTAACCCAATGATTTTACAACAAGGTGATTTGCAATGGCCAATAGATTGGACAAGAAATGCATCATTAATTAACAAAGGCATAAAAGCGGTTCGCGATATTTCATCAGAAAAAAATAAAGACATAGGTATTATGTTACACATAGCACAACCAGAAAACGGACTTTGGTGGTTTGAGCAGGCAACAGATGCAGGAGTTACAGATTACGATTGGATTGGTTTATCATATTATCCTATATGGTCAGATTATACATTAAGTAATGTTGCAACCCCTTTAAAAACATTGGTAGATACTTATGATAAACGTTTAATGATTGTAGAAACAGCTTATCCTTTTACGCTTGAAAATGCAGATGCAGCAAATAATATTTTAGGAGAAGATGCCTTAATT containing:
- a CDS encoding SusC/RagA family TonB-linked outer membrane protein, which gives rise to MMNFFREKKNQVNTVQKICTLLLLCFSVMSFAQQLTVSGFVTDEVDGSPIPGVNIIVKNTNNGVTTDFDGKYQIQANQNDILVFSFLGYETVEATVLSSTINIVLKEDTQNLDEIVVIGYGTTTVKDATGSVTAVTSKDFNKGNIVTPENLLNGRVAGLTINTGGDPGAGSTIRIRGGASLDASNDPLIVIDGLPIDNNTIGGSRSVLSTINPNDIDSFSVLKDASATAIYGSRASNGVIIITTKRGSKNLSANLDMQMGINTLTNTVDVFSADELRSVVAEQNPSLLPLLGNANTDWQKEIYRTGITSNLNLSIQGSLFDKLPARLSIGRTIQEGLRLTSKFERNTGSITLNPTFFDDHLKVSLNANGSFEKNRFAAGEEGNAITFDPTQPVYDSNSPFGGYFQYYNEDYNADGIINQDDLVSLAPFNPVANLLQNRSISEVKRIYGNIKFDYNFHFFPDLSAVVNIGYDEQSADGYVKISSENPLTQADGSILGSDSNYTNYQKNVLFDGYLAYNKELGKFNIDATVGYSFQKFDSDQYNTNELLDDTEASEPTLNIDPDLVLIGYFGRANFDFSNKYLLTLSYRRDGTSRFSEDNRWGNFPAAAFAWKINEDFFPDSETFSSLKLRLGWGITGQQDVGRDNSDLYFSRYVRGLPASQYQFGDQIIPIGIPQFRNEGLKWEETTTYNAGFDFGLINDRFTGSIEAFYKESTDLLANTSISDGSNFSNAGFQNVGDFSTQGLEFAISGDVIKKENFNWNVNFNTTLIKIQMDKLALDVDQETGGIAGGTGGNIQLRRVGFNPFSFFVYKQIYNAEGQPIEGAYADLNGDNQITPEDRYLYRKGVPDVTMGFLSNMSYKNFDLSFNLRASIGNYIYNNVNSIRAQYNLLQNNAVVSNLTTSVLDSGFNLTEDVLRSDYYVENGSFLRMDNITLGHTFNKLFSENSSFRISASVQNVFVITNYSGLDPEVFEQGIDNTIYPRPRTYTIGANFRF
- a CDS encoding RagB/SusD family nutrient uptake outer membrane protein; translated protein: MKKIINFKTNLLAIISLLLIVSCESELNVLPEDPNTFTADDFYANPEAYLQGLAGVYSNLSLTGTDGAANSNIQGLDAGTSQYGRGLWNLQVVTSDEAVWSWENDDGIRDMNRNTWTSENVILRGMFGRTMTSIAFANEYLRQTSDANLDSRGVSGELRDEIQGYRAEARFLRALSYYHMMDLFGKAAFVTEDDPVGAYQAPQYERSDLFAYIESELLEVIPQLPDPLQNEYARADKAAAWMVLAKIYLNAEVYINENRYSDCLSYCEQIINAGFTLTPNYLNAFAADNHQGTARQEIIFPVISDGIVTQNYGPTTVAINGQVGSLEQNGEDFGVGAGGWGGALRVTRQFSETMLNGNYDTDDRNTIIIGDRPIDITNVSNNGTGYIVAKWSNRTSEGNPGSATEIVDTDFPMFRLADVYLMYAEAHLRGGGGTLSNAVGYINELRDRANNPIQISAGELDLDLILNERLVELYWEAHRRQDLIRFGRYSGGAYNWSWKGNAPNGIPISGIRDVFPIPAASLGSNPNLTQNEGY
- a CDS encoding glycosyl hydrolase 53 family protein, translated to MKMKFLPIILSIILAISCSSQGTDDPKTDDDPVIEDPVEETPTNTDVNFYYGADLSYVNEMEDCGATYKDLDGATKDPYKIFAEAGTNLVRLRLWHNPTWTNYSNYNDVKKSIERAKAEGMQVILDFHYSDTWTDPAKQEIPAAWLSQIDNTAVLGDLLYDYTYDTLSDLADSDLLPEIVQVGNEINPMILQQGDLQWPIDWTRNASLINKGIKAVRDISSEKNKDIGIMLHIAQPENGLWWFEQATDAGVTDYDWIGLSYYPIWSDYTLSNVATPLKTLVDTYDKRLMIVETAYPFTLENADAANNILGEDALISGYPASQQGQLDYLNALKDKIEQAGGEGLIYWEPAWVSTNCSTLWAQGSHWDNATLFDHSNQATKGMEFYNAALSD
- a CDS encoding SusE domain-containing protein, producing the protein MKNIVYKLLIVLTVIGLSACDDNEAPVFIAAPSGEGITFTNTFASEYLLSEATEDNIADRFIWGEADFGTETNITYELQGSIDPTFAAFEQIGSTSENNLPVLVSQLLSFAEQLGLDDDPATTQPDSDLPNNTGQVYFRLRAYLGSGAANTEEIFSDIQSINIHWIETVAVGGSCDSLFAVGAGLADLGWNFTNEGEVLCENDILQIKARFTNDKFRLFTEFGVWDTSYGFNYYTDEGYTIDALLVDSNVYDAGDGDDNFWFDGDAGIYTMVIDNVNKTIVLTPSGSLWAVGGAVPGGWAFNDDTVELVEATPDVWSASITLSNEIFRFFQTFNVWDTNNNYTYYEDEGFTIDSNFEINADDGDANFRFIGAPGTYTLTINAVDKTITLE